A genomic segment from Ptychodera flava strain L36383 chromosome 19, AS_Pfla_20210202, whole genome shotgun sequence encodes:
- the LOC139119060 gene encoding uncharacterized protein produces MATYAAEGGPSFTTKEIEDFKEVFLAYDRFHTGNIRVKELRKLFKACGQNVSDAELFHISNHFYTDGKKTISFPDFMKVMEGRARKSCHEEDLREAFTVFDKERTGRFDALQFQHVLESIRVTEKLEQDEIEKFMKEIDVNKDGNIDYEELLSIIKH; encoded by the exons ATGGCAACATACGCG GCTGAAGGTGGTCCATCTTTCACCACAAAAGAAATTGAAG ATTTCAAGGAGGTCTTTCTGGCGTACGATCGCTTCCACACCGGTAATATCAGAGTCAAGGAACTCCGCAAGCTTTTCAAGGCTTGCGGACAAAATGTATCAGACGCCGAACTTTTCCATATCAGCAATCATTTTTACACTGATG GTAAGAAAACAATATCCTTCCCGGACTTCATGAAGGTGATGGAGGGGCGCGCTCGCAAGTCATGCCACGAGGAGGACCTCCGTGAAGCCTTCACAGTGTTCGACAAGGAGAGGACGGGCCGCTTCGACGCCTTGCAGTTCCAGCACGTGCTGGAAAGCATTCGTGTGACCGAGAAACTGGAACAGGACGAAATCGAGAAGTTCATGAAGGAAATTGACGTGAACAAAGATGGAAACATTGACTACGAAG AGTTACTCAGCATTATCAAACACTGA
- the LOC139119059 gene encoding calmodulin-like gives MNIFIPWRRLERSVPKSAKMAQQRVRFSESVSLKRSKTDAQRFFTEEQIIEFEEAFLMFDRFGDGTVKVTEIKDILRMCGQNPTNGEVHHIINQHHIEGKKWMSLSEFLDLMVERLIEMGSVDEIREAFQLFDEKREGSFEAVMLRHTLENMQLIKIPQQEIDAFMDDIDVDGNGRISYEEFLHVMTVTDEATAKPKKD, from the exons ATGAATATTTTCATTCCGTGGCGTCGCTTGGAAAGGAGTGTCCCGAAATCAGCGAAGATGGCACAACAACGTGTACGGTTTTCCGAGTCAGTGAGCTTGAAG CGATCCAAGACAGATGCCCAGCGTTTCTTCACAGAAGAGCAAATCATAG AGTTCGAAGAGGCCTTCCTGATGTTCGACCGATTTGGCGACGGTACAGTGAAAGTGACGGAGATCAAGGATATCTTGAGGATGTGCGGCCAGAATCCAACAAACGGGGAAGTTCATCACATCATCAACCAGCATCACATCGAAG GTAAAAAATGGATGAGCTTGTCAGAATTTCTCGACTTAATGGTCGAGAGGTTGATAGAGATGGGCTCTGTCGACGAGATTAGAGAAGCTTTCCAGCTCTTCGACGAGAAGAGAGAGGGTTCCTTTGAAGCTGTAATGTTGAGGCACACCCTTGAAAACATGCAGCTTATAAAGATACCGCAACAAGAAATTGATGCGTTCATGGACGATATTGACGTcgatggaaacggcagaattaGCTACGAAG AATTCCTCCATGTGATGACAGTGACAGACGAAGCCACTGCAAAACCAAAGAAGGACTGA